One genomic window of Leptotrichia shahii includes the following:
- the lptB gene encoding LPS export ABC transporter ATP-binding protein translates to MARKISIEADSLKKIYKNREVVKSVSLAMEKGEVVGLLGPNGAGKTTTFYMITGIVRPNHGRVMYNGEEITNLPMFKRARLGLGYLPQEASVFRNLTVEENIVSVLEMRGVNKKERIATMQSLIEEFKLSHVAKSLGYALSGGERRRVEIARTISTNPDFILLDEPFAGVDPIAVEDIQNIIMQLKERGLGILITDHNVRETLRITERAYIMAEGTILIAGTSQQIANDETARRVYLGDNFKLD, encoded by the coding sequence ATGGCTAGAAAAATTAGTATAGAAGCCGATAGCTTGAAAAAGATATATAAAAACAGGGAAGTCGTAAAAAGTGTAAGCCTTGCGATGGAAAAGGGTGAAGTTGTAGGACTTCTTGGACCAAATGGGGCAGGAAAGACAACTACCTTTTATATGATTACAGGGATTGTAAGACCAAATCATGGAAGAGTAATGTACAATGGAGAGGAAATTACAAACTTGCCAATGTTTAAGAGGGCTAGACTTGGACTTGGGTATTTGCCGCAGGAAGCGTCAGTTTTTAGAAACTTGACTGTAGAAGAAAACATTGTTTCGGTTCTAGAAATGCGTGGGGTAAATAAGAAGGAAAGAATTGCCACGATGCAAAGTCTGATTGAAGAATTTAAGTTGTCGCACGTTGCAAAAAGTTTGGGATATGCACTTTCTGGAGGGGAGCGTAGACGGGTGGAAATTGCTCGAACAATTTCTACAAATCCAGATTTTATATTGCTAGATGAGCCTTTTGCGGGAGTAGATCCGATTGCAGTTGAAGATATCCAGAATATAATAATGCAGCTAAAGGAACGTGGACTAGGAATTTTGATTACCGATCATAACGTGCGTGAAACATTGAGAATTACGGAAAGAGCTTACATAATGGCAGAAGGGACTATTCTAATTGCAGGAACGAGTCAACAGATTGCAAATGATGAAACAGCGAGAAGGGTGTATCTAGGAGATAACTTCAAGTTAGACTAG